In Theileria equi strain WA chromosome 3, complete sequence, the genomic window ATGCTCTatatgaacatggaggatgagtggcAGAGTGGTCTATGAACTTAGTTTACGGATAAAGAGAAAATGTGGAGAGAGTGGAAAGGGATGTAAATGCCCAGGTACTAACAAACCTGGCGGCCTAAACGCCAAAAGAGAGGTTAATCCAGAGTCTGTAGTTGGTTTTGTTTCCTATACTCATTACAGTAAAGAGGAATTCAGGCTACTCAAAGATCTGGGCGGAGGTGAGGAACTAGATGTTGGTGTTGGCCACCAAGAGATTAAAAACGTTACAGAAGTTTCGGTATACTACTGGGACCAAGATAATGATTGCAGGACTCCACTCCTTCTAAAAATCACTAAACAGGATCATCCACAAACGGTATATTACAAAAGGTATAAGAATGATGAACCAGAAGCTGAGAATAAACCAAAGGTCTGGAAATACTATTACAACCCTACTAGCATATCCTTACAAGCCCTATTAGACGAAAGAAATCTAGGCCGAAACAATGTCTTCCCCCTTTACCTTGATAATCCAGATAAACCTTTTGACTTGGAATCAAATGCTACAAAGAAGGTAAAAGTAGAATCCGTCGGAGGAGGTGATTCACAAACTCTTCCTGGAACCAACTATACTGTCAAAGAGTACAAGCTCAATCTCCAAAGGGGTACTAGGTTTTCTATGGCACTATTTAATAAGAATAGAGTTGATGGTGTAAAGATTCCTGAGGGTGAAACTACTAATTTTAGGCTCTACTTTTCAGGTAGATCAACAGTGCCTGTTGCACTTGAGTTCAAACTGCAGAATGGAAATTCCAGATTACTTTACAGTACAAATACAACTGGTACTCAGTGGCAAGAGCATGGTAGTGGCAATGACAGATCCTATGATAATTATGGAAGTCAATCCACAGAGATTATTAATAAGTTAGACGGCTTTACTTGCGAAAACCACAATAGTGTAACCATCAATCTTACAGAAGGTGTAAATGGAAATTATTCATCATATTGTTGTGGTAAGCATGAAAAGGAAGCTAAGAAGGGTAAGGATGGCGAAGCTAAGGTCAGAGTTGATCAAGTACCGGTTCGTTGTAAAGAACATAATCACACCTCAAGTTCCATTAAAGCctataaacataccattaCTGGTATTAATTATAAACTAGCTGATATAAGGTACGAGAGTGGTAGAACCAGGAAAAGTGTAAAATTTACAACACAACAATTTCCTCTTCCCAACGTAAAAGCTGTTTATGCTTTCTACTGTTCTGAGAACCCAGTGCTCATATATGTTGACTCATCTCAAGATGGTGTTACTGGATGGTACCAGAATGGTGGTAATAGTGATAATAACAGTGAACAGTGGACAAAAGTCCCGGATAACCTCAACAACATAGCGCCAGAGAAGTTTGGAGACCTTACCTGTAATCAGTGGAGTGATCTTAAAAAAGGACTCAACAAACGTGGTACAAACTTGGAACAATGCTCTAAAGAGACTGTTGAACAACTAAAACAATCGCAAGAACTACGTAGTGGAGATTCTGGAGAACTAGGACAAAAACTTGAGGGACTAGAAGAACGTTCTGAAAAGGAACAAAAACtagaatctgaagaaggAGCTGAAGCTGAGGTAGAAGAGGAAGGTAATGATCCTGctggtcttactggaccTGTTGGTAG contains:
- a CDS encoding hypothetical protein (encoded by transcript BEWA_003000A), encoding MSGRVVYELSLRIKRKCGESGKGCKCPGTNKPGGLNAKREVNPESVVGFVSYTHYSKEEFRLLKDLGGGEELDVGVGHQEIKNVTEVSVYYWDQDNDCRTPLLLKITKQDHPQTVYYKRYKNDEPEAENKPKVWKYYYNPTSISLQALLDERNLGRNNVFPLYLDNPDKPFDLESNATKKVKVESVGGGDSQTLPGTNYTVKEYKLNLQRGTRFSMALFNKNRVDGVKIPEGETTNFRLYFSGRSTVPVALEFKLQNGNSRLLYSTNTTGTQWQEHGSGNDRSYDNYGSQSTEIINKLDGFTCENHNSVTINLTEGVNGNYSSYCCGKHEKEAKKGKDGEAKVRVDQVPVRCKEHNHTSSSIKAYKHTITGINYKLADIRYESGRTRKSVKFTTQQFPLPNVKAVYAFYCSENPVLIYVDSSQDGVTGWYQNGGNSDNNSEQWTKVPDNLNNIAPEKFGDLTCNQWSDLKKGLNKRGTNLEQCSKETVEQLKQSQELRSGDSGELGQKLEGLEERSEKEQKLESEEGAEAEVEEEGNDPAGLTGPVGRDGPPVKKDEGGAIGSAGKEPGLASEGTLPGDGASGTTSRSATVLPPGAPSEPPGHQLLTAKDTSAGSSALWDGPSTRLPCLL